The Niastella koreensis GR20-10 genome includes a window with the following:
- the queG gene encoding tRNA epoxyqueuosine(34) reductase QueG: MNFKLQHTQQIKSFVRELGFDFCGIARAQQLDEEARRLEQWLNKGLHGNMQYMENYFDLRIDPTKLVPGAKSVITVLLNYFPQQTQQSDTPNISKYAYGNDYHEVIKKKLHTLMALINEHIGEVQGRGFVDSAPVLERSWAHRSGLGWIGKNGNLINKQQGSFFFIATLIVDIELEYDDPIAKDYCGSCRKCIEACPTGAITEGKVINGSQCISYYTIELKDLLLPDDKKGQFADWMFGCDVCQDVCPWNRFAKPTSEAGFKPIPEILNFTTKEWESLTEDAFKQIFRHSPLKRAKFQGIQRNVKFLKG; this comes from the coding sequence TTGAACTTTAAACTCCAACATACCCAACAAATAAAATCGTTCGTTCGCGAATTAGGTTTTGATTTCTGCGGCATTGCCCGGGCGCAGCAGTTAGACGAAGAAGCCCGGCGGCTGGAGCAGTGGCTTAATAAAGGCCTGCATGGCAACATGCAGTATATGGAGAATTATTTCGACCTGCGGATAGATCCTACCAAACTGGTGCCCGGCGCCAAATCGGTAATTACCGTATTACTAAACTATTTTCCGCAACAAACGCAACAAAGCGACACGCCCAATATTTCAAAATATGCTTATGGGAATGATTACCACGAGGTGATCAAAAAAAAGCTGCATACCCTGATGGCGCTCATCAACGAACACATTGGGGAAGTTCAGGGAAGGGGTTTTGTTGATTCGGCCCCGGTACTGGAACGCAGCTGGGCCCACCGGAGCGGGCTCGGCTGGATAGGCAAAAACGGCAACCTCATCAACAAACAACAGGGGTCGTTCTTTTTCATAGCTACACTCATTGTTGACATAGAGCTGGAATATGATGATCCCATTGCCAAAGATTATTGCGGCAGCTGCCGTAAATGTATTGAGGCCTGCCCTACCGGCGCTATCACCGAAGGCAAAGTGATCAATGGCAGCCAGTGCATTTCGTACTATACTATTGAATTAAAAGACCTGCTGCTGCCCGATGATAAAAAAGGACAGTTTGCCGACTGGATGTTTGGTTGCGATGTTTGCCAGGATGTTTGCCCCTGGAACCGGTTTGCCAAACCAACCAGCGAAGCCGGCTTCAAACCCATTCCCGAGATCCTGAACTTCACTACCAAGGAATGGGAATCGTTAACCGAAGATGCCTTCAAACAGATCTTCCGGCACTCTCCTTTAAAGCGGGCCAAATTTCAGGGCATTCAGCGAAATGTAAAATTCCTGAAAGGCTAG
- a CDS encoding AraC family transcriptional regulator, which yields MKPLVEKLPLSQNTSFVARTYRTPHFEVPWHQHIEYELILFLEGEGSAFIGNYIGEFKTDDIFFLGSNLPHTFQKAHKELITAAVVVQFTDDFWGPGFMQLPESKHILKLFSVAMQGLKIQGATRQQLKPLLIELEHLQGFARIIRLCECLQIIAGAHDYETVSTQEVKTFQAKNKDRIDRIFQFTIDNFQESIALCDVAVTAGMSIPAFCSYFKKCTKKTYVDFLNEVRIGHACKLLIDTQKTVLEISIESGFNTLANFNKQFLKLKQLTPSGFRKQFRIQEPSAYLPDEYRTLNA from the coding sequence ATGAAACCTTTAGTTGAAAAATTACCGCTTTCTCAAAACACCTCTTTTGTGGCGCGCACCTACCGCACGCCACATTTTGAAGTGCCCTGGCACCAGCACATTGAATATGAGCTCATCCTGTTTCTCGAAGGCGAGGGCTCGGCCTTTATTGGTAATTATATAGGAGAGTTTAAAACCGATGATATCTTTTTCCTTGGCAGCAACCTGCCCCATACCTTTCAAAAGGCCCATAAAGAACTTATAACCGCTGCAGTGGTGGTTCAGTTTACCGATGATTTCTGGGGACCGGGATTTATGCAGCTCCCCGAAAGCAAACACATTCTAAAACTGTTTTCGGTAGCTATGCAGGGGCTGAAAATACAGGGCGCCACCCGGCAGCAATTAAAACCATTGCTGATTGAGCTGGAACATTTACAGGGTTTTGCCCGCATCATCCGCCTGTGCGAGTGTTTACAAATAATAGCAGGCGCGCATGACTATGAAACGGTAAGCACGCAGGAAGTAAAAACCTTCCAGGCAAAGAACAAAGACCGCATCGACCGCATCTTCCAGTTCACCATCGATAACTTTCAGGAATCCATAGCGCTTTGTGATGTAGCGGTCACCGCCGGTATGAGCATTCCGGCGTTCTGCAGTTATTTTAAAAAATGCACCAAGAAAACCTATGTTGACTTTTTGAATGAAGTGCGTATTGGCCATGCCTGCAAGCTGTTGATAGATACCCAGAAAACCGTTCTGGAAATCAGCATCGAAAGCGGGTTCAACACCCTGGCCAATTTTAATAAACAGTTTTTAAAATTAAAGCAGCTAACCCCATCGGGTTTCAGGAAGCAATTCCGGATCCAGGAACCCTCGGCATATTTACCTGATGAATACAGAACGCTTAACGCATAA
- a CDS encoding xylulokinase, translating to MLLLGIDVGTSSIKVSVVDAQTQQCKASAQYPETESPIISPQPGWAEQSPEMWWEHVQQAIKKAHATNNYNPADIGAIGISYQMHGLVMVDSNQQVLRNSIIWCDSRAVEIGEKAFKAIGKKQSLSHLLNSPGNFTASKLAWVKEEEPDTYKKAKRIMLPGDFIAMKMTGEITTSISALSEGIFWDFKKDRISKDVMEHYGFDDELIPEIQDVFSDHGRLKESIAASLSLKAGIPVTYKAGDQPNNALSLNVLEPGEVAATAGTSGVIYGVSDELTYDPESRVNTFAHVNYTNDEKRLGVLLCINGTGILNRWVKNIFTPAISYSQMNSEASKVPIGADGLRVLPFGNGAERMLNNQIIGVHFHHIDLNLHTQAHLFRAAQEGIACAFRYGLDIMRENGMNPQVIRAGKANLFLSDLFVEAFVNTTHVPVELYNCDGSVGAAIGAGIGAGVYKTPKEAFTQVKPLTVIEPDKKKEYKVVYEEWKGLLDNILK from the coding sequence ATGTTATTGCTTGGAATTGATGTAGGTACGTCCTCTATTAAAGTTTCTGTCGTAGACGCCCAAACACAGCAGTGTAAAGCATCTGCCCAATACCCCGAAACAGAATCACCCATCATTTCTCCCCAACCCGGCTGGGCCGAACAAAGCCCTGAAATGTGGTGGGAGCATGTACAGCAGGCTATTAAAAAAGCACACGCTACCAATAATTATAATCCTGCCGATATTGGCGCCATTGGTATTTCGTACCAGATGCACGGATTGGTGATGGTTGATAGTAATCAACAGGTATTGCGCAATTCTATTATCTGGTGCGATAGCCGTGCGGTTGAAATTGGCGAGAAAGCATTCAAGGCCATTGGCAAAAAACAAAGTCTTTCCCATTTGTTGAATTCACCCGGCAATTTTACCGCCTCCAAGCTGGCGTGGGTAAAAGAAGAAGAACCGGATACTTATAAAAAAGCAAAGCGCATTATGCTGCCCGGCGATTTCATTGCCATGAAGATGACGGGCGAGATCACCACCAGCATTTCCGCATTATCGGAAGGTATATTCTGGGATTTCAAAAAAGACAGGATCAGCAAGGATGTAATGGAGCATTACGGTTTTGACGATGAACTGATCCCTGAAATCCAGGATGTATTTTCAGACCATGGACGTTTAAAAGAAAGCATTGCCGCTTCCTTATCGTTAAAGGCCGGTATTCCGGTAACTTATAAAGCAGGCGACCAGCCCAATAATGCCTTGTCGTTAAATGTGCTGGAACCTGGTGAGGTGGCCGCCACCGCTGGTACCTCCGGCGTTATTTATGGCGTAAGCGACGAACTTACCTACGATCCCGAATCGCGTGTAAATACTTTTGCGCACGTTAACTATACCAATGATGAAAAGCGGTTGGGCGTACTGTTATGCATTAACGGCACTGGTATTTTGAACCGTTGGGTTAAAAATATCTTTACACCCGCCATCAGTTATAGCCAAATGAACAGCGAAGCGTCTAAAGTGCCCATTGGGGCCGATGGTTTACGCGTGCTGCCTTTTGGCAATGGCGCTGAACGCATGCTGAACAACCAGATCATTGGCGTGCATTTCCATCATATTGATTTAAACCTGCATACACAGGCGCATTTGTTCCGCGCCGCCCAGGAAGGTATTGCCTGCGCATTCCGCTACGGACTGGATATCATGCGCGAGAATGGCATGAACCCACAGGTGATACGGGCTGGTAAAGCCAACCTGTTCCTGAGCGACCTGTTTGTAGAAGCCTTTGTAAATACCACACATGTACCGGTTGAATTGTACAACTGCGATGGCAGTGTGGGCGCCGCCATAGGCGCGGGCATTGGCGCAGGCGTTTATAAAACTCCAAAAGAAGCATTCACCCAGGTAAAACCATTGACAGTAATTGAGCCGGATAAGAAGAAGGAGTATAAAGTAGTGTATGAAGAGTGGAAGGGTTTATTGGACAATATACTGAAGTAA
- the xylA gene encoding xylose isomerase: MKIITGEKEFFKGIGQIKYEGVESDNPLAFKWYDENRVVAGKTMKEHLRFAVCYWHTFCNTGADPFGPGTKHFAWDANTDAVARAKDKMDAAFEFITKLGVPYYCFHDIDLVDEGANIKEYESRLQTIVDYAKQKQAASGVKLLWGTANVFSNPRYMNGASTNPDFAAVAYAGTQVKNALDATIALGGENYVFWGGREGYMSLLNTNMKRELDHLAQFLTMARDYARKQGFKGVFFIEPKPCEPTKHQYDYDSATVIGFLRHYGLDKDFKLNIEVNHATLAGHTFQHELQVAADAGMLGSIDANRGDDQNGWDTDQFPVDLNELVESMLIILEAKGFAGGGINFDAKTRRNSTDLEDIFMAHIGGMDTFARALVIADKVMQKSPYLKFRKDRYASFDSGKGKEFETGALKLEDLREFALSNGEPKQTSGKQEWLENIINQYI, encoded by the coding sequence ATGAAAATCATTACAGGCGAAAAAGAATTCTTTAAAGGCATTGGCCAAATCAAATATGAAGGCGTGGAGAGCGATAACCCACTGGCCTTTAAATGGTATGATGAAAACAGGGTAGTGGCTGGTAAAACCATGAAAGAGCATTTACGTTTTGCAGTGTGCTACTGGCATACGTTCTGTAACACGGGAGCCGATCCGTTTGGTCCAGGTACAAAACATTTTGCGTGGGATGCAAATACCGATGCCGTAGCACGTGCTAAAGATAAAATGGATGCTGCGTTTGAATTCATCACCAAACTGGGTGTTCCTTATTATTGTTTTCACGATATCGACCTGGTTGATGAAGGCGCCAACATCAAGGAATATGAAAGCCGTTTGCAAACTATTGTAGATTACGCCAAACAAAAACAGGCTGCCAGCGGTGTGAAATTATTATGGGGAACTGCCAATGTGTTCAGTAATCCCCGTTACATGAACGGTGCTTCTACCAATCCTGATTTTGCTGCAGTAGCTTATGCGGGTACGCAGGTAAAAAATGCGCTGGATGCTACCATCGCCCTGGGTGGTGAGAATTATGTGTTCTGGGGTGGCCGCGAAGGTTATATGAGCCTGCTGAACACGAACATGAAACGTGAGCTCGATCACCTGGCGCAATTCCTCACTATGGCGCGTGATTATGCCCGCAAACAGGGTTTCAAAGGTGTGTTCTTTATTGAACCCAAACCTTGCGAACCTACCAAGCACCAATACGATTATGACAGCGCAACCGTGATCGGTTTCCTGCGTCATTACGGGCTTGATAAAGACTTTAAACTGAATATTGAGGTAAACCATGCCACGCTGGCCGGGCATACCTTCCAGCACGAATTACAGGTAGCTGCCGATGCAGGTATGCTGGGCAGCATCGATGCCAACCGCGGCGATGACCAGAACGGCTGGGATACCGATCAGTTCCCGGTTGACCTGAACGAGCTGGTAGAAAGCATGCTCATCATCCTGGAAGCAAAAGGCTTTGCCGGTGGTGGAATTAACTTCGATGCCAAGACCCGCCGTAATTCAACCGACCTGGAAGATATCTTCATGGCGCACATTGGTGGTATGGACACTTTTGCCCGCGCCCTGGTAATTGCGGATAAAGTAATGCAGAAATCGCCTTACCTGAAGTTCCGCAAAGACCGCTATGCTTCTTTTGATAGCGGTAAAGGAAAAGAGTTTGAGACCGGCGCTTTAAAGCTGGAAGACCTGCGGGAGTTTGCCCTGTCGAATGGCGAACCCAAACAGACCAGCGGTAAGCAGGAGTGGCTGGAGAATATCATCAATCAGTACATCTAA
- a CDS encoding sodium:solute symporter, with protein MHFLGPIDWLFVGLYLAVIAAISIWSIKKAKDSPSDYFLANRNLGWFVIGASILASNVGSEHIVGLAGTAASTGVVMGHYELHSWIILTLGWVFVPFYMRSMVYTMPEFLERRFNAKARWLLSIIQLISYVIAKAAVTIYAGALVFNSLLGVDFWTGAIILVVVTGVYTIFGGLHAVMYTEAIQAIVLLAGSAVLLFIGLDKVGGWGTLMHSLPKEKLNMFQPLSNPDFPWAGILFASPIVGLWYWCTDQHIVQRCLAARNEKEARRGTIFAAYLKLMPFFIFMIPGLIAYTLHQQGKINMTDTDVAFPTLVKEIMPVGLRGLLAGGLLAALMSSLASVYNACSTLFTMDIYKKIKPEASNHELVRVGRIATGIVVLLGMIWIPLMKNISKGLYGYLQSVQSYLAPPIAAAFLLGVFSKRINAKGAYTAMVVGFIIGILKLIFELLKGHLGAGLLYDFATMNFLYFCIALFVFSVVLMVVISLATPAPDEAHLKGLTFATTVAEDKKASRASWSQKDVLLTLLVLVFIIAIFIYFSPLGIAK; from the coding sequence ATGCATTTTCTTGGTCCGATCGACTGGTTATTCGTAGGCCTGTACCTTGCCGTAATTGCTGCGATCTCCATCTGGTCAATAAAAAAAGCAAAGGATTCACCGTCCGATTACTTTCTGGCCAACCGTAACCTGGGCTGGTTTGTGATCGGTGCATCGATCCTCGCCTCAAACGTAGGTTCTGAACACATTGTAGGTTTAGCCGGAACTGCCGCCAGTACAGGGGTTGTGATGGGGCATTATGAACTGCACTCCTGGATCATTCTTACGCTGGGTTGGGTGTTTGTGCCCTTCTACATGCGAAGCATGGTCTATACTATGCCCGAGTTCCTGGAAAGACGTTTCAATGCAAAAGCAAGATGGCTGTTGTCTATCATCCAGCTCATCAGCTATGTAATTGCCAAAGCCGCCGTAACTATTTATGCCGGTGCCCTGGTGTTTAACTCCCTGCTGGGCGTTGACTTCTGGACGGGCGCCATCATCCTGGTAGTGGTAACGGGGGTATATACCATCTTTGGCGGCTTACACGCGGTAATGTATACCGAAGCCATCCAGGCCATTGTGCTGCTGGCAGGTTCTGCCGTATTGCTGTTTATTGGTTTGGATAAAGTAGGTGGCTGGGGCACGCTGATGCACTCGCTGCCCAAGGAAAAGCTGAATATGTTCCAGCCTTTGTCGAATCCTGATTTTCCGTGGGCCGGTATTTTGTTTGCCTCGCCGATAGTGGGGCTATGGTACTGGTGTACCGACCAGCATATTGTACAACGCTGTCTGGCGGCCCGCAATGAAAAAGAAGCAAGAAGAGGAACCATCTTTGCTGCGTACTTAAAGCTGATGCCGTTTTTCATCTTCATGATCCCCGGGTTGATTGCCTACACCTTACATCAGCAGGGAAAGATCAATATGACAGATACCGATGTGGCGTTCCCCACGCTGGTAAAAGAGATCATGCCGGTTGGGTTGCGGGGATTATTGGCGGGTGGCCTGCTGGCCGCATTAATGAGCTCGCTGGCCTCTGTGTACAATGCCTGTTCAACGCTGTTCACCATGGATATTTATAAGAAAATCAAGCCGGAGGCCTCCAACCACGAACTGGTTAGGGTAGGCCGCATTGCAACGGGTATTGTGGTGTTGCTGGGAATGATCTGGATCCCGTTAATGAAAAACATCTCAAAAGGCTTGTATGGCTATCTGCAAAGCGTACAATCGTACCTGGCGCCGCCTATTGCCGCTGCCTTTTTGCTGGGGGTATTCTCCAAACGCATCAACGCAAAAGGCGCCTATACCGCTATGGTGGTTGGGTTTATAATCGGGATACTGAAGCTGATATTTGAATTATTGAAAGGTCATTTGGGGGCGGGCCTATTGTACGATTTCGCTACCATGAATTTCTTATACTTCTGTATTGCCCTGTTTGTGTTCTCGGTAGTGCTGATGGTGGTGATAAGTCTGGCTACTCCCGCACCGGATGAAGCGCATTTAAAAGGATTGACGTTTGCTACAACGGTTGCTGAAGATAAAAAAGCATCACGGGCAAGCTGGAGTCAGAAAGATGTGCTTTTGACCTTATTGGTGCTGGTGTTTATTATTGCCATATTTATTTACTTCTCACCATTGGGAATTGCGAAGTAA
- a CDS encoding CAP domain-containing protein has product MKAVSYMVPVVMLLLSFLYNNNPFVVKEEAQQAFQLLNTIRSNPERYYKELHLNSKLKITQTPLRWNDTLARVAEAKALDMAKRNYFEHVNPDGLGINYFINQSGYTLNTDWLKDKKENFFESIGSGHDSGTDAIKAMIIDAEDAGMGHRDHVLGIGDWDASLHDIGIGFVKCDGSKYQSYICVIIARHNW; this is encoded by the coding sequence ATGAAAGCAGTCTCCTACATGGTGCCAGTAGTCATGTTATTATTGTCGTTCCTGTATAATAACAATCCCTTTGTGGTAAAAGAAGAAGCACAACAGGCGTTTCAATTGCTGAATACTATTCGTAGCAATCCCGAAAGGTATTACAAGGAATTACACCTCAACTCAAAACTAAAAATCACCCAAACTCCGCTGCGTTGGAACGATACGCTGGCCAGGGTGGCCGAAGCCAAAGCACTTGATATGGCCAAACGCAATTACTTTGAGCATGTTAATCCCGACGGACTGGGCATCAATTATTTCATCAACCAGAGTGGGTATACCCTAAATACCGACTGGTTAAAAGATAAAAAGGAAAACTTCTTTGAATCGATCGGCTCGGGTCACGATTCCGGCACAGATGCCATTAAAGCCATGATCATCGATGCGGAGGACGCCGGCATGGGCCACCGCGATCATGTGCTGGGTATTGGCGACTGGGACGCTTCCCTGCATGATATAGGCATCGGGTTTGTAAAATGCGATGGTAGTAAGTACCAATCCTATATCTGCGTTATTATCGCCAGGCACAACTGGTAA
- a CDS encoding serine hydrolase domain-containing protein: MSLKSNSICLSCSILSLFLLFFQFSFSQSDFSAADALLQKNQKTLGNDVVAIIYKDGKVVHTKELGEFNAKTQAPIASCSKWLTAALVMQFVDEGKLNLDDPVSKYLPVFEKYMKNYVTIRMCLAHTTGIENDKGNLLKMMQRSKYMTLEEEVNAFAAKEISNNAGTEFHYGGIGLNVAARVLEVISKKPFDRLIQEKLLRPLKMKQTSFMDENGYAPNPSGGARSTANDYINFLAMILDKGMFEGKRILSEKSIEEMQKPQFPNLPVKFTPKVAEGFHYGLGEWIQEEDASGNSTVVSSPGLFGTWPYVDKCRHYAAIIFVKSLLNEQKKDVAIQFKGAVDEAVGGSGCK; encoded by the coding sequence ATGTCATTAAAATCGAACTCCATCTGCCTCAGTTGCAGTATTTTATCCCTGTTCCTGTTATTCTTTCAGTTTTCCTTTTCCCAGTCAGATTTCAGCGCGGCAGACGCCCTGTTACAAAAAAACCAGAAAACATTGGGCAACGATGTAGTAGCTATTATATATAAGGATGGTAAGGTGGTTCACACCAAAGAGTTGGGTGAGTTCAATGCCAAAACCCAGGCGCCCATTGCCAGCTGCAGCAAGTGGCTCACCGCCGCTTTGGTAATGCAATTTGTGGATGAAGGCAAACTGAACCTTGATGACCCGGTTAGTAAGTACCTGCCTGTATTTGAAAAATACATGAAGAATTATGTAACTATCCGCATGTGCCTGGCGCATACAACCGGGATTGAGAACGATAAAGGCAATTTGTTGAAGATGATGCAGCGCAGCAAATACATGACGCTGGAAGAAGAGGTAAACGCCTTTGCGGCCAAAGAGATCTCCAACAATGCAGGCACCGAATTTCATTATGGTGGTATTGGATTGAACGTTGCCGCCCGTGTGCTGGAAGTGATCTCTAAAAAACCTTTTGATCGCCTTATTCAGGAGAAATTATTGCGTCCCCTGAAAATGAAACAGACTTCTTTCATGGATGAAAACGGCTATGCGCCCAACCCTTCCGGTGGCGCCCGCAGCACAGCCAATGATTATATCAACTTTTTAGCGATGATCCTTGACAAGGGAATGTTTGAGGGAAAAAGGATCCTGAGCGAAAAGTCGATTGAAGAAATGCAAAAGCCTCAGTTCCCTAACCTGCCGGTTAAGTTTACGCCCAAAGTAGCAGAAGGTTTTCATTATGGGCTGGGCGAATGGATCCAGGAAGAAGACGCCAGTGGTAACAGTACCGTAGTTAGCAGTCCCGGGTTGTTTGGTACCTGGCCATATGTTGACAAATGCCGTCATTACGCTGCTATTATTTTTGTGAAGTCGTTACTGAATGAGCAGAAGAAAGATGTGGCTATTCAGTTTAAAGGAGCGGTTGATGAAGCTGTTGGGGGAAGTGGATGTAAATAG
- the clpB gene encoding ATP-dependent chaperone ClpB, with product MNLGNFTIKAAEAFQQAQQLAFNSQSPNIETEHVLKALLDQEDSPVEYLLKKNNVTVNLLENKLQESINKLPKTSGDAAQSVSREANNVVLRAGAVLKQFGDEFITPEHLLLAIVQGNDSTARLLKEAGLSEKGLVTAIKELRKGETVQSQTQETTFNALNKYARNLNDLARQGKLDPVIGRDEEIRRTLHILSRRTKNNPILVGEPGVGKTAIAEGIAHRIVNGDVPENLKTKVIYTLDMGQLIAGAKYKGEFEERLKGVVKDVTESNGEIILFIDEIHTLVGAGGGEGAMDAANILKPALARGELRAIGATTLNEYQRYFEKDKALERRFQKVMIDEPSVEDAISILRGLKDRYETHHHVRIKDEAIIAAVELSSRYITDRFLPDKAIDLIDEAAAKLRLEMNSMPEELDHLIRQIRQLEIEREAIKRENDEEKLKELNTEIANLSVQRDTLKAKWQEEKELVDKVQDAKAQVEQLKVQAEQAERNGDYGTVAEIRYGKIKEQERLIGEYSQQLNAISENKRLMKEEVDAEDIAETIAKSTGIPVSRMLQSDKEKLLYLEEKLHERVVGQDEAITAVADAIRRSRAGLHDPKKPIGSFIFLGTTGVGKTELAKALADYLFDDESMMTRIDMSEYQEKHTVSRLVGAPPGYVGYEEGGQLTEAVRRKPYSVVLLDEIEKAHPDVWNVLLQVLDDGRLTDAKGRVVNFKNTIIIMTSNIGSHLIQEAFENVKENDVEAATERAKVEVMNLLRQTIRPEFLNRVDEVIMFQPLLKQQIMGIVQIQLNSLKRQVAENGIDLRFSNYALEYLAEQGFDIQFGARPLKRLIQKEIVNPLSKKILAADIDKSKPVMVDVFDGVVVFRNEAPEKVK from the coding sequence ATGAACTTAGGAAATTTTACCATTAAGGCAGCAGAAGCGTTTCAACAGGCACAACAATTAGCGTTTAATTCACAGAGTCCTAATATAGAAACGGAGCATGTGTTGAAAGCTTTGCTCGACCAGGAAGATTCACCGGTTGAATACTTATTAAAAAAGAACAATGTAACGGTGAACCTGCTGGAGAACAAGTTACAGGAATCTATCAATAAACTGCCCAAAACAAGCGGCGATGCCGCCCAGTCGGTAAGCAGGGAAGCCAATAACGTGGTGTTACGCGCAGGCGCCGTATTAAAACAATTTGGTGATGAATTCATTACCCCCGAGCATTTGCTGCTGGCAATTGTACAGGGTAACGATTCAACCGCCCGGTTATTAAAAGAAGCCGGGTTAAGCGAAAAAGGGCTGGTGACGGCTATCAAAGAATTGCGCAAGGGTGAAACCGTGCAATCCCAAACCCAGGAAACAACTTTCAACGCGCTGAATAAATATGCACGTAATCTGAATGATCTGGCCCGCCAGGGGAAATTAGACCCTGTAATTGGCCGTGATGAAGAAATACGCAGAACGTTACATATTCTGTCGCGCCGTACCAAGAACAACCCGATCCTGGTAGGTGAGCCAGGTGTAGGTAAAACCGCTATCGCCGAAGGCATTGCCCATCGCATTGTAAATGGCGATGTACCCGAGAACCTGAAAACAAAAGTGATCTATACCCTCGATATGGGCCAGTTGATTGCCGGCGCCAAATATAAAGGTGAGTTTGAAGAAAGGCTGAAAGGCGTAGTAAAGGATGTGACCGAAAGCAATGGCGAGATCATTTTATTCATCGATGAGATCCATACCCTGGTAGGGGCTGGTGGCGGCGAAGGCGCCATGGATGCCGCCAACATTTTGAAACCCGCTTTGGCGCGTGGCGAATTGCGGGCTATAGGCGCCACTACCTTAAATGAATACCAGCGCTATTTTGAAAAAGATAAAGCCCTTGAACGCAGGTTCCAGAAAGTAATGATAGATGAACCATCGGTTGAGGATGCGATATCGATTCTGCGTGGGTTGAAAGACCGTTATGAAACGCACCACCATGTGCGCATTAAGGATGAAGCCATCATTGCGGCAGTGGAATTATCGAGCCGGTACATTACCGACCGCTTTCTGCCCGATAAAGCGATTGACCTGATTGATGAAGCAGCAGCGAAATTGAGGTTGGAGATGAATTCGATGCCTGAGGAACTGGATCATCTGATACGGCAAATACGGCAGCTGGAGATTGAACGCGAGGCTATTAAACGTGAGAATGATGAGGAGAAACTGAAGGAACTGAATACCGAGATTGCCAATCTGAGTGTGCAACGCGATACCCTGAAAGCCAAATGGCAGGAAGAAAAAGAGCTGGTTGATAAAGTGCAGGATGCCAAGGCGCAGGTAGAACAATTGAAAGTGCAGGCAGAACAGGCCGAACGTAATGGTGATTATGGAACGGTGGCCGAGATCCGCTATGGCAAAATAAAAGAACAGGAGCGTTTGATTGGTGAGTATTCGCAGCAGTTGAATGCCATTAGCGAAAATAAACGGTTGATGAAGGAAGAAGTGGATGCAGAAGATATTGCCGAAACAATAGCAAAATCTACCGGCATACCGGTAAGCCGCATGTTGCAGAGTGATAAAGAGAAATTGTTGTACCTGGAAGAAAAACTGCACGAGCGGGTAGTAGGGCAGGATGAAGCGATAACTGCCGTAGCCGATGCTATTCGCAGAAGCAGGGCGGGATTGCATGATCCTAAAAAACCGATTGGTTCATTTATATTTCTGGGAACAACCGGCGTGGGTAAAACGGAGCTGGCAAAAGCCCTGGCCGATTACCTTTTCGATGATGAAAGCATGATGACCCGGATAGATATGAGCGAATACCAGGAAAAACATACCGTTAGCCGGTTAGTAGGTGCGCCTCCGGGTTATGTAGGATATGAAGAAGGCGGTCAACTTACGGAAGCTGTACGGAGAAAGCCTTACAGCGTGGTGTTGCTCGATGAAATTGAAAAAGCGCATCCCGATGTTTGGAACGTATTGTTACAGGTACTGGATGACGGCCGCTTAACCGATGCCAAAGGCCGGGTGGTTAATTTCAAGAACACCATCATCATCATGACCAGCAATATTGGTAGCCACCTGATCCAGGAAGCATTTGAAAATGTGAAAGAGAATGATGTGGAAGCGGCTACTGAACGCGCAAAAGTAGAAGTAATGAACCTGTTGCGGCAAACCATCAGACCTGAGTTCCTGAACCGGGTAGATGAAGTGATCATGTTCCAGCCATTGCTGAAGCAACAGATCATGGGTATTGTGCAGATCCAGTTGAACAGCCTGAAAAGGCAGGTGGCTGAAAATGGCATCGATCTGCGGTTCAGCAATTATGCCCTGGAATACCTGGCCGAACAGGGATTTGATATTCAGTTTGGCGCCCGGCCGTTAAAACGGTTGATCCAGAAAGAGATCGTTAATCCGTTGAGTAAAAAGATCCTGGCTGCCGACATCGATAAATCGAAACCAGTAATGGTCGATGTGTTTGATGGGGTAGTAGTATTCAGGAACGAGGCGCCCGAAAAGGTAAAATAA